From Macaca mulatta isolate MMU2019108-1 chromosome 3, T2T-MMU8v2.0, whole genome shotgun sequence, the proteins below share one genomic window:
- the LOC722102 gene encoding uncharacterized protein LOC722102, producing the protein MCHTSCSSGCQPACCVSSPCQASCCVPVGCQSSVCVPVSFKPAVCVPVSCQSSVCLPVSCRPIVYAAPSCQSSLCVPVSCRPVVYAALSCQSSGCCQPSCASVLCRPISCGIPSCC; encoded by the coding sequence ATGTGCCATACCAGCTGCTCCTCAGGCTGCCAGCCAGCCTGCTGCGTGTCCAGTCCCTGCCAGGCATCCTGCTGCGTGCCTGTGGGCTGCCAGTCCTCCGTGTGTGTGCCCGTGAGCTTCAAGCCAGccgtgtgtgtgcctgtgagctGCCAGTCTTCTGTGTGTCTGCCTGTGAGCTGCAGGCCCATTGTGTATGCGGCCCCCTCCTGCCAGTCCTCCCTGTGCGTGCCTGTGAGCTGCAGGCCCGTTGTTTATGCGGCTCTCTCCTGTCAGTCCTCCGGGTGCTGCCAGCCCTCCTGCGCCAGCGTCCTCTGCAGACCCATCTCCTGCGGCATCCCTTCCTGCTGCTGA